The window CCGCTCATGCCGAGGCCGAGCATCCAGAGATTGCCGCCGACGCCTGGGGAGAAGGTCGCACTCGCGAGCGGTTGATACGCGAACCAGCCGAACGACGCCGCCCCGGCAGGAGTGAGGAAGCCCGAGACGGCGATCATCGAGCCGAAGAGGAACAGCCAGAAGGCGAAGGCGTTCAGGCGCGGGAAGGCCACGTCCGGAGCGCCGATCTGCAATGGCAGGATCGCGTTGGCGAAGCCCGCGAACAGGGGCGTCGCGAACATCAGGAGCATCACGGTGCCGTGCATCGTGAACAGCTGGTTGTACTGCTCCTTGGTCGGTACGACCTGCATACCGGGTTCGAAGAGCTCGGCCCGGATGATGAGGGCCATCACGCCGGCGAACATGAAGAAGATCACCGACGCGATCAGGTACATGTACCCGATCGTCTTGTGGTCCGTGGAGGTGATCCACTTGACGACGATGTTGCCCTTCTGCTCGACGCGCGACGAGCTGAGCAGGGCTGCCTGACGCGGCGGCAGCGTCGTGGAGCGTCCGGGGGTGGATTCTTGCAGTGGCAGTGTCGTCGCCATGATCAGCCCTGATCCTCTGTGCTCGTTTCCCCGCTGGAGCTGGTCTCCGTCTCGGAGGCGCCCCCGGTGCCGGGAAGGTTCTGCAGCCGGTCGTACGCATCGGTGATGTCACCGGTCTGGCCGCGGTCGCGGAGCGAGTCGAGGTACTGCTCGTACTCCGCCTCGCTGACCACCTCGACGTTGAAGAGCATCGCCGAGTGGTACTCGCCGCAGAGCTCGGCGCACTTGCCGGCGTACGTGCCCTCGCGGGTCGGCGTGAAGGACCATTCGTTGTCCTTGCCGATGTACATGTCCTTCTTGTAGAGGAAGTCGATGATCCAGAAGCTGTGGATGACGTCGCGAGCCTCGAGATCGATCTTCACCGTCTGGTCGACGGGGAGGTACAGCGTCGGCAGCGCAGCCTGGTCGTAGTCCCCCTGCGCATCCGGCTGTGCCTGCACGCCCATGCTCCACACGGCGTCGGCGTTGTCCTCGTCCTCGCCGTTGTACTGGAAGTCCCACGCCCACTGCTTGCCGATGGCCGTGATGGAGACATCGGGGTCTTCGTACTGCGTCTCGATGATGGCCTGGTCGCGCGCGGTGAAGGCGAAGAACCCCACCACGAGGATCAGGGGCACGATCGTGTAGAAGATCTCGATCGGCATGTTGTAGCGCAGCTGCACGGGAAGGCCGGTCTGGCCCTTGCGCCGCCGGTAGGCGATCGCCGCCCAGCCCATGAGCCCCCACGTCACCACGCCGACGGCGAGGAGGACGATCCAGGAGTTGACCCACAGACCCGAGACGAGTTCGGTCCGGTTGGTCGCCGGCGTACCCTCCTCGACGAAGCCGGGCAGGTACCCGTTCAGCTCGGTCGGCGTGCATCCCGCGAGCACAAGGGCCGCGGCGATCCCGACCGGGACGAACGCCCAGCGGAGACGGCGTTTCGAGGGCACGTGCGCACCTTTCCGTTCAGTGTGTTTCCGTGGCCAGTCTAGGGCAACCTCTGGGCGCGTTCTGGCCTGACGCCCAGGTTGTCCGACCCTTCGAGACACGCCCATCGTCGCCCTCGGCGACGCGTCGCCGAGGATCGAGTGGCGGTCACGACCGGGTCAGTGGAAGCTGTCGCCGCAGGCGCAGCTACCGGCGGCGTTCGGGTTGTCGATCGTGAAGCCCTGCTCGGAGATGGTGTCCTTGAAGTCGATCGTGGCACCGTCGAGATAGGGGACGCTCATGTCGTCGACGATGACCTCGACGCCTTCGAAGTCCACGGTCTTGTCACCCTCGAGAAGACGCTCGTCGAAGTAGAGCTGGTAGATCAGTCCGCTGCACCCGCCGGGCTGCACGGCCACGCGCAGACGCAGGTCGTCGCGACCCTCCTGGTCGAGCAGATTCTTCACCTTCAGCGCGGCGGCGTCGGTGAGAAGCACGCCGTGTGCGCGCGCGGTGTCGGTGGACAGAGCGGTGTCGGTCATGAAGATCCTCCGGGTGCAGTGCGCGAGACAGGGGCTCGGTGGAACCGATTCTACGCCCCGACCCCTCGGTCGGGACGGGATAGCACGCCCATCAAGACACTCTGCGGTCCAGCTCCTCGAGGAGCAGCGCCTCCGAGACGACGGCGTTGCGGAACGTGTCCAGATGCAGCGATTCGTTCGGGGCGTGGGCGCGCGCGTGCGGATCCTCGACGCCGGTCACCAGGATCTGCGCGCTCGGGAACTCGCGGACGAGGTCGGCGATGAACGGGATCGACCCTCCGACGCCGAGGTCCACCGGGTCGACGCCGTAGCCCTCGGCGAAGGCCGCGCGGACCGATTCCACCGCCCAGCCGCTGGTGTCCACGAGGAAGCCGTCGCCGAGGTCGACGTCGTCGAAGGTGAGTCGGGCACCGAACGGCGCGTGGCGCTCGAGGTGGGTCCGGACGGCCTCGTACGCCTCCGCGGCGGGCTGCCCCGGGGCGATGCGCGCGCTGATGACGACCGACACGGTGGGACTCAGTGTGTTGGAGGCGTTCTTCACGCTCGGCGCGTCGATCCCCGTCACCGTCACCGACGGCTGGTTCCAGATCCGGCCGAGGATCGACCCCGTTCCGATCGGGCTGACCCCGTCGAGGAGCCCCGCCTCGTCGCGCAGCGTCTCTTCGCTGTACTCCGGTGTGGCGGCCTCCCGGCGTGCGAGGCCGTCGACCGCGACGGCGCCGTCGGCGTCCCAGAGGGTGGACAGCAGGCGGATGGTGGCGAGCATCGCGTCGGGCACGGCTCCGCCGAACATGCCCGAGTGCGAGGCGTGATCAAGGGTGCGCACCGTGAGGGTGAAGCGCACATTCCCCCGCAACGACACGGTCAGCGCCGGCGTCCGGGCATCCCAGTTGCCCGAGTCGGCCACCACGATGACGTCTGCCCGCAGGGTCTGGGCGTTGTCGGAGAGGAACTGCGCGAACGATCGCGAGCCCGCCTCCTCCTCGCCCTCGATGAAGAGGGCGATACCGAGTCCGAGGTCATCGCCGACGGCGTCGCGGAGGGCGCGGACTGCGGCGATGTGCGCCATCACGCCGGCCTTGTCGTCGGCCGCACCCCGACCATAGAGCCGTCCGTCGCGCACGGTGGGTTCGAAGGGCGGTGAATCCCACAGCGCCTCGTCGCCGACGGGCTGGACGTCGTGGTGCGCGTAGAGCAGGATGGTCGGCCTGCCCGGCGCCGCGGCCCGCGAGGCGAGCACGGCCGGCATCCCCCGCTCCTCGGTGCCGGGGACGGCGGCGTCGACGATCCGGACGTCGTCGAAGACGCCGGTCTCGCGGGCGAGCGTCGCGACAGCCTCGGCGGACCGCCGCACCTCGGAGTGGTCGAAGCCGGGGAAGGCAACCGACGGGATGCGCACAAGGGCGCCGAGATCGGCCAGAGCGGTGGGGATGCCGGAGAGCGCAGCGTCGCGGACGGCATCGCGCCGGGTGGGGGTGGAGGTCATGCGGGTAATCTTAAGCGGACACCCGTTCTCCGCTTCCAAGGATCTCCCGTGGCCAACACTCCCGGCGCACCCACTCCCGCAGCACCCGCCCCCAAGGACGCACCCGAGGGCGCCGCGTCCGTGACGGGGAAGGGCCGCGCGACGCCGACCCGTGCCGAGCGCGAGGCCGCGCGCAAACGCCCCCTGGTGCCCGACACCAAGGAGGCCAAGGCACGCGCCCGCGCCGACCTCGCCGCGCAGCGCGAGAAGGCCCGCGCCGGCATGGCGGCGGGAGACGAGCGCTACCTCCCGGTGCGCGACAAGGGCCCGCAGCGTCGCTGGGTGCGCGATTTCGTCGACTCGGGCTTCCACCTCGGCGAGGCGGTCATGCCGGCGATGGTCCTGGTGATCGTGGCGACCTTCGTGCCCGTGCTCGCCGTCCAGTACTGGTCGTTCGTGGTGCTGTGGATCTTCATCCTCTTCGTCATCGGCGACATGATCATCACCTCCATCCGCGTCAAGCGGGGCGCGCGGGAGAAGTTCGGCGCCGACAAGATGGAGAAGGGCCTCGGATGGTACGCCGCGATGCGCAGCATCCAGATGCGGTTCCTCCGCCTGCCCAAGCCGCAGGTCAAGCGCCGCGGGTTCCGCGGCGGCCGCACCGCCTGACTCAGGCCGTCGGACGCCGTGCCGAACGGGTGAGCGACCGGTTGATCTGACGAGCCCAGAGCGGCCCGCGGTAGAGGAACGCGGTGTAGCCCTGCACGAGCGTGGCGCCGGCATCCAAGCGCTCGCGGACGTCCTCGCCCGTCTCCACTCCGCCGACCGAGATCACGGCGAAGAATGCGGGGACGTTGCGCCGCAGCAGTCGCAGCACCTCGAGGGACCTCTCGCGCAGTGGCGCCCCCGACAGCCCCCCCGCTCCGGCGGCCGCGACGATCGCCGGCGAGGTCTTCAGGCCGTCCCGGCCGATGGTGGTGTTCGTCGCGATGATGCCCGCAAGGCCCCCGTCGACGGCGAGACGGGCGACGGCGACGATGTCGTCGTCCGCGAGGTCGGGGGCGATCTTCACCAGCAACGGCGTGTCGCCGGCAGCATCCTTCACCGCCGTCAGCAGCGGCCCGAGGCTCGCCACGGCCTGCAGGTCGCGGAGGCCCGGAGTGTTGGGTGAGGACACGTTGACCACGAGGTAGTCCGCGAGCGGGGCGAGCAGGCGGGTGCTGCGGACGTAGTCGTCGGTGGCCTCGTCGACCTCGACGACGCGGCTCTTGCCGATGTTGACGCCGATGAGCGGTCGCCGCCGACGCCGACGGAGGGCGGCCAGCCGCGCGGCCGCGGCCTCGGCGCCGGCGTTGTTGAAACCCATGCGGTTGATCACGGCGCGATCCGGGATGAGGCGGAACAGCCGCGGGCGGGGGTTGCCCGGCTGCGGGTGTGCGGTGATCGTTCCCACCTCGATGTGGCCGAATCCCAGCGCGAAGAGCCCCCGCGCGGCTCGGACGTCCTTGTCGAACCCCGCCGCCACGCCGAACGGGGTCGGGAAGGTCAGCCCGAGCGCCGAGGTCTCCAGCGCAGGAGCCGGCCGGGTGAGGCGCGCCGCCAGTGCCGACAGCGGCGGCACCCCCAGCGCACGGATCACCACCAGGGCGGCGTGGTGAGCGGACTCAGGGTCCATGCGCGCGAGAACCGTGCGGAAGAGAAGGGGGTACATCCCCTCCAGGCTAGCGAGTCGGCTCGGCCTCACCCGCACGCAGCCGGTCGGGCTGGTCGGCGTGATCGGCACGGAGACCGGCGATCGCCGACTCGAAGTCCTCGAGGGAATCGAAGGCCTGGTAGACGCTGGCGAAACGCAGGAAGGCCACTTCGTCGAGCGCGCGGAGCGGGCCGAGGATCGCCAGGCCGATCTCGTTCGTGTCGATCTGCGACGCGCCGGTCTGACGCACCGCCTCCTCGACCGTCTGCGCCAGGACGGCGAGGTCCCCCTCGGTGACGGGTCGGCCCTGACACGCTTTGCGCACCCCCGACATCACCTTCTCGCGGCTGAACGGCTCGATCACGCCGGATCGCTTGATCACGTTCAGGCTCGCCGTCTCGATGGTCGAGAACCGGCCACCGCATTCGGGGCACTGCCGGCGGCGTCGGATGCTCAATCCGTCGTCGCTCGTGCGTGAGTCGATGACACGGGAGTCGGAATGCCGACAGAAGGGACAATGCATGGCGAGAACAGGTTACGCCGTGAAGCGCGCAGTGACGGCCTCACCGTGTGCAGGCAGATCCTCGGCCTCGGCGAGCGTCACGATCGCGTCGCGCACCTCGGTCAGCGCCCGCTCGTCGTAGGTCACCACCTGCTGCGGCCGCAGGAACGTCGACGCCGAGAGGCCTGCGGCGTAGCGGGCCTGTCCCCCGGTGGGGAGGACGTGGTTGCTCCCCGCGAGGTAGTCACCGAGGCTCACCGGCGTATGGCGACCGACGAAGACCGCACCGGCGTGGACGAAGTCCTCGGGGCGGGGGTCGGCGAGGTGGAGCTCGAGGTGCTCGGGGGCGTAGGCGTTGCTGAACGCGGTGGCGGCGGCCTGGTCGTCGAGCAGGACGATGGCCGACTGGTCGCCCGCCAGGGCGGTCTGCACCCGCGCCGCGTGCCGGGTGCCCGCCGCCCGTTCGGCGACTTTCGCGGCGACGGCGTCGGCGAGTGCCGGCGAGGTCGTCACCAGGACCGCCGAGGCCTGCTCGTCGTGCTCGGCCTGACTGATGAGATCGGCCGCGACGATGTCGGCGTCGGCGGAGTCGTCCGCGACGATGAGGATCTCGGTCGCCCCGGCCTCGGAGTCGGTGCCGACGAGGCCCGCGACAGCACGCTTGGCGGCGGCGACGAAGTTGTTGCCCGGCCCGGTCACGACGTCCACCCGGGCGAGCCCGATCGCGGGCACACCGTGGGCGAATGCGCCGATCGCGCCGGCACCGCCCATCGCGTAGACCTCGTCGACCCCGAGCAACCGCGCGGCGGCGAGGATGACCGGGTGCACCCGGCCCCCGTGCTCGCGCTGCGGGGGCGAGGCGAGGGCGACCTCGGCGACCCCGGCGATCTGGGCGGGGACGACGTTCATCACGACGCTCGACGGGTAGACCGCCTTGCCGCCGGGAACGTAGAGACCGACGCGTCTCACCGGCTGCCAGCGCTGCAGGATGCGCGCTCCGGGACGGATCTCCGTCACGATCTCGGCCGGCACCTGCGCCGCCGAGCCGAGACGCACGCGATCGATCGCCTCCTCGAGCGCGGCGCGGATGTCGGGGGCGAGAGCGGCCAGCGCCTCATCGAGGTGCGCTGCCGGCACGCGGATGTCGTGCCCTGCGACCCCGTCGAACCGCTCGGCCTGAGCGCGCAACGACGCCTCGCCGCGCGCGGCGACATCGGCGACGATGTCGGTGGCCGCGGAGAACGCCGCCTCGCGGGTTCCTGCCGCGCGCGGGACGGCCGCCAGCATGTCAGCGGGCGTGAGGGCGTGGCCACGCAGATCGATGGTGCGCATCTCGAAAGCGGCCGTCTCAGCCCCGCGTCACGCCGGAGACGTCGTGCAGGTAGCCGGTGCGACCGTCCTCGTGACGGACGACGAAGTGGGTCTGACGATCCTCGATCACGAGTGCCCACGCCGTCGGGCCGATGCGGAACAGCGTGCCGCCGTTCTCGTCGACGATGTCGCGCTCCTCGGGCACGAGGGCCCAGAACGCCTGGTACCGGGTCACGGGCTCGATCACCGTCGTCGCGGTGTGGTCGTCGCCGCCGGCAGCGGTGGCGTCCGCCGCCGTGTCGTGAGCCACCGTGTCCGCCGCCACAGTGTCGTCATCCGAAGTGTCGTCATCCGCGGGTGCGAAGTCGGCGACGGCCGTGTTCGGCTGCGCGCCAGAAGGCTCCGGACGCTCGGTGCGCGTGGGCCCGAACATCGCCTCGAGGTCGCCCGTCTCGTCGGTGCGGCTGCGATCGACGTCCGTTCCGCCCATGGCGTCGGGGCCGACGGGAACGCCGGCCGACGCGTGGGCGCCGGCGGAAGCGGGAGCGTAGGGGTTCACGCCGAGTGCATCGGTCCCGTAGGAGCCGGTGTCCGACGCGCGGGCGTCCGGTGCGGCCGCCGACGCGGGCGCCGCTGCCGGCTTCTCCGGACGCGGGGTGCGCGGGCGCGGGGTGACCGGGCGGGCTGGGCGGGCGAAGCGGTGTGCCACGATCTCGCGGCGATCCTCGAAGTCCTCGGCCAGGGCGGGGACCAGCGGCGCGAACACCGTGAGCACGACGCCGGCGAGCATGAGGAAGAACTCCACCCAGATCACCCACCCGCGCAGCCACGGGCCGCCGGCGACCACGATGGCGACGGTCTCCCAGATCAGGTGCAGCCAGATGACCGCCGAGACGGTGAAGGCCACCGAGGCGAACTGGTCGATCCCGAGCGAGCCGACACGTCGGATCCCCTCGGGCGAGAGGCGGCGCAACGCCAGCAGGAAGACGGCGGCGGTGGGCGCACCGATGGTGAGGATCCACCACAGACCCGTCGTCCACACCGAGCTGAACTGCACGGTGCTGAACGAGAAGAAGGACACGACGAAGGCCACGAGCCAGACGCCGCCGAGGATCACCTCACGCAGCGAGAACGGGCCCACTCCGTACTGCACGCCGGCATCGGCACGGTCGTCGGTCCGGGGACCACTCTCCTCTGCGGCGGTCGTCGCGGGGGTGTCCACGGTCGGTTCGTCGTTGCTGATTCCGTCGGTCACAGTCATCCTTCCCGGGAGCCGCGCGGTCCGCACGGCGACTCCCGATCTTACCCGCGCCGCCTCTGCCCATCGTGGCCTTCGCGTGTCGAGATCGATCGCTCAGCCGAGGCACTGCGGGCCGAGAAGGCCCTTCAACTCGCCGTAGAGATCGGCTGTCACCGTCACCGGCAGCGGCACCTCGAAGACCTTCGCCACGCCGCTCTTGTGCAGGCGCAGGGTGACTTCGGTGTCGCCCCGGTGACGGGTCAGCACCTGCGCGAGCTCGGTCACGACGGTCTCGGTCGCTCGGTGCTCGGGGACGAGCAGCACGAGTGGGCCCGAGGCGTCCACCGACCCGAGATCCGGCACGAAGGCCGACACCGCATGCAGGTTCATGCCGTCGTCCCGTCGGGACACGCGCCCGCGGACGACCAGGATCGAGTCCGCCTGCAGCAGGGTCTGGAACTCGGTGTAGGTCTTCCCCATGAACATCACGGTGACCTCGCCATCGAAGTCCTCGACGGTGATCATGCCGTAGGGGTTCCCGCTGGATTTGGCGACCCGGTGCTGCACGCTGGTGACGAGCCCCGCGACGGTCACCTGCTCGCCGTCGGCGATGTCTTCCGACGCCAGCAGGTCGTGGATCGACAGCGAGGCGTGCTTGGCCAGCGGGATCTCCAGCCCCGCGAGCGGGTGGTCCGAGACGTACAGTCCGAGCATCTCGCGTTCGAACGCGAGCTTGTCCTTCTTCGTCCACTCGGGCCGGTCGGGCACCTTCTGGACCTGCTGCGGCTCGTCCCACAGC of the Microbacterium invictum genome contains:
- a CDS encoding DUF3043 domain-containing protein, giving the protein MANTPGAPTPAAPAPKDAPEGAASVTGKGRATPTRAEREAARKRPLVPDTKEAKARARADLAAQREKARAGMAAGDERYLPVRDKGPQRRWVRDFVDSGFHLGEAVMPAMVLVIVATFVPVLAVQYWSFVVLWIFILFVIGDMIITSIRVKRGAREKFGADKMEKGLGWYAAMRSIQMRFLRLPKPQVKRRGFRGGRTA
- a CDS encoding dipeptidase; its protein translation is MTSTPTRRDAVRDAALSGIPTALADLGALVRIPSVAFPGFDHSEVRRSAEAVATLARETGVFDDVRIVDAAVPGTEERGMPAVLASRAAAPGRPTILLYAHHDVQPVGDEALWDSPPFEPTVRDGRLYGRGAADDKAGVMAHIAAVRALRDAVGDDLGLGIALFIEGEEEAGSRSFAQFLSDNAQTLRADVIVVADSGNWDARTPALTVSLRGNVRFTLTVRTLDHASHSGMFGGAVPDAMLATIRLLSTLWDADGAVAVDGLARREAATPEYSEETLRDEAGLLDGVSPIGTGSILGRIWNQPSVTVTGIDAPSVKNASNTLSPTVSVVISARIAPGQPAAEAYEAVRTHLERHAPFGARLTFDDVDLGDGFLVDTSGWAVESVRAAFAEGYGVDPVDLGVGGSIPFIADLVREFPSAQILVTGVEDPHARAHAPNESLHLDTFRNAVVSEALLLEELDRRVS
- the erpA gene encoding iron-sulfur cluster insertion protein ErpA — its product is MTDTALSTDTARAHGVLLTDAAALKVKNLLDQEGRDDLRLRVAVQPGGCSGLIYQLYFDERLLEGDKTVDFEGVEVIVDDMSVPYLDGATIDFKDTISEQGFTIDNPNAAGSCACGDSFH
- the hisD gene encoding histidinol dehydrogenase, which gives rise to MRTIDLRGHALTPADMLAAVPRAAGTREAAFSAATDIVADVAARGEASLRAQAERFDGVAGHDIRVPAAHLDEALAALAPDIRAALEEAIDRVRLGSAAQVPAEIVTEIRPGARILQRWQPVRRVGLYVPGGKAVYPSSVVMNVVPAQIAGVAEVALASPPQREHGGRVHPVILAAARLLGVDEVYAMGGAGAIGAFAHGVPAIGLARVDVVTGPGNNFVAAAKRAVAGLVGTDSEAGATEILIVADDSADADIVAADLISQAEHDEQASAVLVTTSPALADAVAAKVAERAAGTRHAARVQTALAGDQSAIVLLDDQAAATAFSNAYAPEHLELHLADPRPEDFVHAGAVFVGRHTPVSLGDYLAGSNHVLPTGGQARYAAGLSASTFLRPQQVVTYDERALTEVRDAIVTLAEAEDLPAHGEAVTARFTA
- the coxB gene encoding cytochrome c oxidase subunit II → MPSKRRLRWAFVPVGIAAALVLAGCTPTELNGYLPGFVEEGTPATNRTELVSGLWVNSWIVLLAVGVVTWGLMGWAAIAYRRRKGQTGLPVQLRYNMPIEIFYTIVPLILVVGFFAFTARDQAIIETQYEDPDVSITAIGKQWAWDFQYNGEDEDNADAVWSMGVQAQPDAQGDYDQAALPTLYLPVDQTVKIDLEARDVIHSFWIIDFLYKKDMYIGKDNEWSFTPTREGTYAGKCAELCGEYHSAMLFNVEVVSEAEYEQYLDSLRDRGQTGDITDAYDRLQNLPGTGGASETETSSSGETSTEDQG
- the nrdR gene encoding transcriptional regulator NrdR encodes the protein MHCPFCRHSDSRVIDSRTSDDGLSIRRRRQCPECGGRFSTIETASLNVIKRSGVIEPFSREKVMSGVRKACQGRPVTEGDLAVLAQTVEEAVRQTGASQIDTNEIGLAILGPLRALDEVAFLRFASVYQAFDSLEDFESAIAGLRADHADQPDRLRAGEAEPTR
- a CDS encoding quinone-dependent dihydroorotate dehydrogenase, producing the protein MYPLLFRTVLARMDPESAHHAALVVIRALGVPPLSALAARLTRPAPALETSALGLTFPTPFGVAAGFDKDVRAARGLFALGFGHIEVGTITAHPQPGNPRPRLFRLIPDRAVINRMGFNNAGAEAAAARLAALRRRRRRPLIGVNIGKSRVVEVDEATDDYVRSTRLLAPLADYLVVNVSSPNTPGLRDLQAVASLGPLLTAVKDAAGDTPLLVKIAPDLADDDIVAVARLAVDGGLAGIIATNTTIGRDGLKTSPAIVAAAGAGGLSGAPLRERSLEVLRLLRRNVPAFFAVISVGGVETGEDVRERLDAGATLVQGYTAFLYRGPLWARQINRSLTRSARRPTA